In Solobacterium moorei, a single genomic region encodes these proteins:
- a CDS encoding V-type ATP synthase subunit A, giving the protein MSDVIYSINGSVISVINTKTFSMREMVYVGEKELLGEVIRVDEDKTMIQVYESTTGLRPNEPVKGTGHLLNATLGPGILRNIYDGIQRPLDEIAKEQGAFIAEGKSVPALDLEKKWNVTMLVKEGDTVKEGQIFATTPETSLIEHRSLIPVGLNGTVVKALPSGEYTVNDVLLVVKSDFDEAEVEVKLMQQWAIRNPRPIIKREPISIPLITGQRVIDTMFPIAKGGSSAIPGGFGAGKTMLQHQIAKWCDADIIIYVGCGERGNEMTQVLEEFAELIDPKSGKPLLDRTVLIANTSNMPVAAREASIYTGVTMAEYYRDMGYHVALMADSTSRWAEALREISGRLEEMPAEEGFPAYLPSRIAQFYERAGMVDALSGKKGSVTLIGAVSPQGGDFSEPVTQNTKRFVRSFWALDKSLAYMRHYPAVNWTDSYSEYIDDLTRWYDKSVAHDFIDLRQEMQSILHEEAQLMEIVKLIGSDVLPEDQKLTLEIGRVVRVGYLQQNSFHPEDTYVSLEKQYKMLKVIHYLRQACTPYVQKHIPVSLMTQTGVFDEVIKMKYDVPNNNLALLDTYNEKIDAALASIQ; this is encoded by the coding sequence ATGAGTGATGTAATTTATTCAATTAATGGTTCAGTTATTTCCGTCATTAACACAAAAACTTTCTCCATGCGTGAGATGGTGTATGTTGGTGAGAAGGAACTTCTAGGTGAAGTGATTCGTGTTGATGAAGATAAGACAATGATTCAGGTATATGAATCTACAACGGGGTTAAGACCAAATGAACCAGTTAAGGGAACAGGTCATTTACTAAATGCTACATTAGGTCCTGGTATCTTGCGTAATATCTATGATGGTATTCAAAGACCACTAGATGAGATTGCCAAGGAACAGGGTGCCTTCATTGCGGAAGGTAAATCTGTACCTGCACTTGATCTTGAAAAGAAATGGAATGTGACGATGTTAGTAAAGGAAGGCGATACTGTTAAAGAAGGACAAATCTTCGCTACAACCCCTGAAACATCATTAATTGAACATCGCTCTTTGATTCCGGTTGGTTTAAACGGTACGGTTGTAAAAGCACTACCAAGTGGAGAATATACTGTTAATGATGTATTACTCGTTGTAAAGAGTGATTTTGATGAGGCAGAGGTTGAAGTAAAACTGATGCAGCAATGGGCAATTCGTAATCCACGTCCAATTATTAAGCGTGAACCAATCTCAATTCCTTTGATTACAGGACAGCGTGTTATCGATACAATGTTTCCAATTGCCAAGGGCGGATCTTCCGCAATTCCTGGAGGCTTTGGTGCAGGTAAGACAATGCTACAGCACCAGATTGCCAAGTGGTGTGATGCGGATATCATCATCTATGTAGGTTGTGGTGAACGTGGTAACGAAATGACACAGGTTCTAGAAGAATTTGCGGAATTAATTGACCCTAAGTCTGGCAAGCCATTGTTAGACCGTACGGTGTTAATTGCCAATACTTCAAACATGCCGGTAGCTGCACGTGAAGCATCTATCTATACAGGTGTTACGATGGCTGAATACTATCGTGATATGGGATATCATGTAGCACTCATGGCTGACTCAACATCTCGTTGGGCGGAAGCCTTACGTGAAATCTCTGGCCGTTTGGAAGAAATGCCTGCAGAAGAAGGCTTCCCAGCGTACTTACCATCACGTATTGCACAGTTCTATGAACGTGCAGGTATGGTAGATGCCTTATCTGGTAAGAAGGGTTCTGTTACTTTAATTGGTGCAGTATCACCACAGGGTGGTGACTTCTCAGAGCCAGTTACACAGAATACAAAACGTTTCGTACGTAGTTTCTGGGCCTTAGATAAATCACTTGCATATATGCGTCACTATCCAGCCGTAAACTGGACAGATAGTTACTCTGAATATATCGATGATTTAACACGTTGGTATGATAAGTCTGTAGCACATGACTTTATTGACTTACGTCAAGAAATGCAGTCTATCCTACATGAAGAAGCGCAGCTGATGGAAATCGTTAAGTTAATTGGTTCTGACGTATTACCTGAAGACCAGAAGTTAACACTAGAGATTGGACGTGTCGTACGTGTTGGATACCTCCAGCAAAATTCCTTCCATCCAGAAGATACTTACGTTTCTCTTGAGAAACAGTATAAGATGCTAAAGGTAATTCATTACTTAAGACAAGCATGTACACCATATGTTCAAAAACATATCCCTGTATCCCTAATGACACAGACTGGTGTATTTGATGAAGTTATCAAGATGAAATATGATGTACCAAATAATAATCTAGCGTTACTAGATACATACAATGAGAAAATTGATGCCGCATTAGCATCAATTCAATAA
- a CDS encoding V-type ATP synthase subunit E family protein yields the protein MEEFEEKIIKSIKSDMLNQSTLVEETVMKEIQKMHDEQLNYFMVGLKKETEAYLEKETNDLRLSASSQLSQETLKIKHDLLKLRMDFINQLLEGASKKIENFVKSSQYKEYLVENINLIKVTPTGIFTVRKQDEELFNELLKEKNITANVQTGYFRFGGFTYSDLENRLEYRCDLSEKLEESRLLFREHSGFIITEGSDDHE from the coding sequence ATGGAAGAATTTGAAGAGAAAATAATCAAATCCATTAAATCCGATATGCTGAACCAATCTACTTTAGTAGAAGAAACTGTTATGAAGGAAATTCAAAAGATGCATGATGAGCAGTTGAATTACTTTATGGTAGGACTAAAGAAGGAAACAGAAGCCTATCTTGAAAAAGAGACAAACGATTTACGTTTAAGTGCTTCTTCACAGCTATCTCAAGAGACTTTAAAGATCAAGCACGATTTATTAAAGCTTCGTATGGATTTTATTAATCAATTGCTAGAAGGTGCTAGTAAGAAAATTGAGAACTTTGTTAAGTCTAGTCAATATAAAGAATATCTTGTAGAGAATATTAATCTGATCAAGGTTACACCTACAGGTATCTTTACAGTTAGAAAACAAGATGAAGAATTGTTCAATGAATTATTAAAAGAGAAGAATATTACAGCGAATGTTCAAACTGGTTATTTCCGCTTTGGTGGATTTACATATTCAGATTTAGAAAATCGTTTGGAATATCGTTGTGATTTAAGTGAAAAGCTTGAAGAATCACGTCTCTTATTCCGCGAACATTCTGGATTCATCATTACGGAAGGAAGTGACGATCATGAGTGA
- a CDS encoding V-type ATP synthase subunit F — protein MKAYCISDNTDTLMGMRLAGFEGIVLHERQEILDKINQLIADPEIAIVLMTTKAMEQVADVVARKKLVLQRPLITEISDRHGSAKIGETIDRYISEAIGVKL, from the coding sequence ATGAAAGCATATTGTATTAGTGATAATACTGACACGTTAATGGGGATGCGTCTTGCTGGATTTGAAGGCATCGTATTACATGAACGCCAAGAAATATTAGATAAAATTAATCAGTTGATTGCTGATCCAGAGATTGCGATTGTCTTAATGACAACCAAAGCGATGGAACAGGTTGCTGATGTTGTCGCAAGAAAGAAATTAGTATTACAACGTCCATTAATTACTGAGATTTCTGATCGTCATGGTTCCGCTAAAATTGGTGAAACTATCGACCGTTATATCAGTGAGGCAATCGGCGTAAAACTATAG
- a CDS encoding ATP synthase subunit C: MLLSTKEILLPLVAVILVVGPLWILLRKGVNTTNAKTRILAQIAIFAGVFLVTLLFQARSFTALAEEATTTAATGDLAKGLGFIAAAISVAASCLGAGWAVASAAPAAIGAVSENGDNFGRAIIFVALGEGVAIYGLLISILIINAL; encoded by the coding sequence ATGTTATTATCTACAAAAGAAATTTTATTACCATTAGTTGCTGTTATTTTGGTTGTCGGTCCATTATGGATTCTATTACGTAAAGGTGTTAATACTACAAATGCCAAGACAAGAATCCTTGCACAGATTGCTATCTTTGCTGGTGTGTTCTTAGTTACATTATTATTCCAAGCTCGCTCATTTACTGCTTTAGCTGAAGAGGCTACTACAACTGCTGCTACAGGTGATTTGGCAAAGGGTCTAGGATTTATCGCTGCTGCAATTTCTGTCGCTGCTTCCTGTTTAGGTGCTGGTTGGGCCGTTGCTTCTGCTGCTCCAGCTGCTATCGGTGCTGTTTCTGAAAATGGAGACAACTTCGGTCGTGCTATTATCTTCGTTGCCCTTGGTGAAGGTGTAGCGATTTACGGTTTGCTAATTTCTATCTTGATTATCAATGCACTCTAA
- a CDS encoding V-type ATP synthase subunit I, which produces MAIEKMKFVSACTDPEHRDEMLLAGMNTGLLQPVIATKIINDDNNGSVISTENPYQDYIQTFKSIAHAVGCDLNVKEKITSSYTNAEIEAYIKELNEEFGLDSVAQSETLSPDDEKALKELSVLNFEKMHACNYLNFGFGRLPMDSFKKLSLYREEMFILHRLHSTAQYVWLVYVTSDTYAAKTFKIFQSLFFEPITIPKFDIQERVEQCRIKMVDMYSYCVRQGSICNMYPYVAVLDQKQILSGFVKASDVETYKAAFNGLPVDFRIKDPSEVKDIQFPTLLKNSWFFRPFELFIEMYGLPAYDDFDPTVFIGITYCILFGIMFGDFGQGLVLMILGFLFEKKGKLFGIVGRVGITSSIFGFLFGSVFGNESLLDPIHQSLFGVREKLFEVMASSSTMVLLIGAIAIGAVLILVTMIMNMWNRARKKEWAEFLFSQNGVAGFVFYGFIIVAAVLLVVAKVNVLRPMFIIPFIVVPIILFMMKEAFERKFEGHPLKPEGGWGNYFVMNFFEAFEILLSFVTNSMSYLRVGGFVLSHAGMMLVVMTLVKMTGNAGIAVAIFGNIFVMALEGLIVGIQTLRLEYYEMFSRYYNGGGIKYQAYTAEDAE; this is translated from the coding sequence ATGGCTATAGAAAAAATGAAGTTCGTCAGTGCATGCACAGACCCAGAACATCGGGATGAGATGTTACTGGCAGGGATGAACACAGGTCTGTTACAGCCAGTGATAGCAACCAAAATTATCAATGATGATAACAATGGAAGCGTCATTAGTACAGAAAATCCATATCAGGATTACATACAGACATTTAAGAGTATTGCGCATGCAGTTGGATGTGATTTGAATGTAAAAGAAAAGATTACATCTAGTTATACCAATGCTGAAATTGAAGCATATATTAAAGAATTAAATGAAGAGTTTGGTTTGGATTCCGTTGCACAAAGTGAAACATTATCACCTGATGATGAGAAGGCTTTGAAGGAATTAAGTGTATTAAACTTTGAAAAGATGCATGCATGTAACTATTTAAACTTTGGTTTTGGTAGATTACCAATGGATAGTTTTAAGAAGTTATCTTTGTATCGTGAAGAGATGTTTATATTACATCGTTTACATTCCACAGCACAATATGTGTGGCTCGTGTATGTAACGAGTGATACTTACGCTGCTAAGACTTTTAAGATTTTCCAGAGTTTATTTTTTGAACCAATTACAATTCCAAAGTTTGATATTCAGGAAAGAGTAGAACAATGCCGTATCAAGATGGTTGATATGTATTCCTATTGTGTACGTCAAGGTTCTATCTGCAATATGTATCCATATGTTGCGGTGTTAGACCAAAAACAAATCCTCAGTGGATTTGTAAAGGCTTCTGATGTTGAGACATACAAAGCAGCCTTTAATGGATTACCAGTTGACTTTAGAATCAAAGATCCAAGTGAAGTAAAAGATATCCAGTTTCCAACTCTATTAAAGAATAGTTGGTTCTTTAGACCGTTTGAATTATTTATTGAGATGTATGGTTTGCCAGCATATGATGATTTCGATCCAACAGTCTTTATTGGAATTACCTACTGTATCTTGTTTGGCATCATGTTCGGTGATTTTGGACAAGGGCTTGTACTTATGATTCTAGGCTTCTTATTTGAAAAGAAGGGTAAGTTATTTGGTATCGTTGGAAGAGTTGGCATTACATCATCAATCTTTGGCTTCTTGTTTGGCTCTGTATTTGGAAATGAGTCACTATTAGATCCAATTCACCAATCCTTATTTGGCGTAAGAGAGAAATTATTTGAAGTTATGGCTTCATCAAGTACAATGGTACTTCTGATTGGTGCGATTGCGATTGGTGCAGTACTTATCTTAGTAACGATGATTATGAATATGTGGAATCGTGCTCGTAAGAAAGAGTGGGCTGAATTCTTGTTCTCACAGAATGGTGTTGCAGGATTTGTATTCTATGGATTTATCATCGTAGCTGCTGTGTTACTGGTTGTAGCTAAGGTGAATGTACTAAGACCAATGTTTATCATTCCATTTATCGTTGTTCCAATTATTTTATTTATGATGAAGGAAGCTTTTGAAAGAAAGTTTGAAGGACACCCATTAAAACCAGAAGGCGGTTGGGGTAACTACTTCGTTATGAATTTCTTTGAAGCATTCGAAATCTTATTGAGTTTTGTAACAAACTCCATGTCATATCTGCGTGTTGGTGGTTTCGTATTAAGCCATGCAGGCATGATGCTTGTTGTAATGACGCTTGTAAAGATGACAGGTAATGCAGGTATTGCAGTAGCAATATTTGGTAATATCTTCGTTATGGCGTTAGAAGGTTTGATTGTAGGTATTCAGACGTTACGTTTGGAATACTATGAGATGTTTAGCCGTTACTATAACGGTGGTGGAATTAAATATCAGGCATATACTGCCGAAGATGCTGAATAA
- a CDS encoding V-type ATPase subunit, whose amino-acid sequence MSKSSNAITAKARAMLAEHLKPVDYATMLQRKTVGDIAVFLQGQPLYKESLEGINPKAIHRGQLEVLLRTGVFNRFAKLIRYADDNAKHFGHIAVMETEIELILMKLHSLSDQDNEMLRQNMISKLPLYIGSYTSFPLEKLADSSSFQDVLTLLKDTSYYEVLKKYEQKSLEDMDFINLEHSLRTRYYATCLETIEKYSNTTSKEKMKEIILSRIELENIAIIYRLKKYFTVSKEFIKQMLADYCCFFRMKDLYDMVDNDTADQVITRLEKSRYKAYLSNQKFLYIEHYAQRITFNMSAHFIRTDTDPNLSLLAYVLLADIEIQNVIDIIESVRYQIPQERVKALLIY is encoded by the coding sequence ATGAGCAAATCAAGTAATGCGATTACCGCTAAGGCGAGAGCGATGCTTGCAGAACATTTGAAACCTGTTGATTACGCAACGATGTTGCAAAGAAAGACGGTTGGTGATATTGCAGTATTTTTGCAAGGACAACCTCTTTATAAAGAGTCCTTGGAAGGAATTAATCCAAAGGCAATACATCGTGGACAGTTAGAGGTTTTACTTCGTACAGGTGTATTCAATCGGTTTGCAAAGCTGATTCGCTATGCGGATGATAACGCAAAACATTTTGGTCATATTGCGGTCATGGAAACTGAAATTGAATTAATTTTGATGAAGTTACATTCATTGTCTGACCAAGATAATGAAATGTTGCGACAAAATATGATTTCTAAATTACCGTTATATATCGGAAGCTATACTTCATTTCCATTAGAGAAATTGGCTGATAGTTCTTCTTTCCAAGATGTATTGACGTTATTGAAAGATACTTCTTATTATGAAGTATTAAAGAAGTATGAGCAAAAATCCTTAGAGGATATGGATTTTATCAATTTGGAACATTCCTTACGAACTAGATACTATGCAACGTGCTTGGAAACGATTGAGAAATACTCTAATACTACTTCAAAGGAAAAGATGAAAGAAATTATCTTATCTCGTATTGAGTTGGAGAATATTGCGATTATTTATCGTTTGAAGAAATACTTTACTGTTTCCAAGGAATTCATTAAGCAGATGTTGGCTGACTATTGTTGCTTCTTCCGAATGAAGGATTTATACGACATGGTTGACAATGATACTGCAGATCAAGTGATTACACGTTTAGAGAAATCGAGATACAAAGCATATCTATCGAATCAAAAATTTCTTTATATTGAACATTATGCACAACGCATTACGTTCAATATGAGTGCACATTTCATTCGTACGGATACTGACCCGAATCTATCGCTATTAGCATATGTACTATTAGCAGATATTGAGATTCAAAATGTTATAGATATTATCGAAAGTGTTAGATATCAAATTCCACAAGAGCGTGTGAAAGCTCTGCTGATTTATTAA
- a CDS encoding low molecular weight protein-tyrosine-phosphatase: MTIKILFVCHGNICRSPMAEYIFRKIVNDASVGDMYEIASAATSSEEIWNGRGNPVYPAAKQKLCEHGMNCDEKRARRIAAKDYAYYDLLIGMDEMNIHNLQRMYHNDPERKIHLLLEYTGIRKSISDPWYSGDFDTAYREIEEGCIALFEHLTNESK, from the coding sequence ATGACGATAAAGATATTATTTGTTTGTCATGGAAATATCTGTCGTTCGCCAATGGCGGAATATATCTTTCGTAAGATAGTGAATGATGCCAGTGTTGGTGATATGTATGAGATTGCGTCTGCTGCGACAAGTTCAGAAGAGATATGGAATGGTAGGGGAAATCCTGTTTATCCTGCTGCCAAACAAAAACTATGTGAGCATGGTATGAATTGCGATGAGAAACGTGCAAGACGAATTGCCGCAAAAGATTATGCGTATTATGATTTACTTATCGGAATGGATGAGATGAATATCCATAATCTGCAACGGATGTATCATAATGATCCAGAAAGAAAGATACATCTACTACTAGAATATACAGGTATTCGTAAAAGCATCTCTGATCCTTGGTATAGTGGTGATTTCGATACAGCATATCGTGAAATTGAAGAAGGCTGTATCGCATTATTTGAGCATCTTACAAATGAATCAAAATGA
- a CDS encoding helix-turn-helix transcriptional regulator has product MKNRIKELRKEHKLSQGELADLVGTTRQTITSIEVGKYTASLPLAYKIAKQFSLSIEEVFDFSELEEEA; this is encoded by the coding sequence GTGAAAAATAGAATAAAGGAACTGAGAAAGGAACATAAGCTATCACAAGGAGAACTTGCGGATTTAGTTGGTACGACTAGACAGACGATAACTTCAATTGAAGTGGGGAAGTACACAGCGTCACTACCATTAGCTTACAAGATTGCAAAACAGTTTTCATTAAGCATTGAAGAAGTATTTGATTTTTCGGAATTAGAGGAAGAGGCATAA
- a CDS encoding AEC family transporter — protein sequence MSLFTQMIQLQMQIVLMLGIGFFLRKKEIVTAEIRKGLSALLINVVLPCTVILSFMNDSIVNSDLLMTCLLAVVISAIIQTVSIIASKFLFNRYEKMDANVLTYGMIVSNSAFIGIPIIQSIYGSEAVMFASVFQIPIIVTMWTIGLALFKPIDHKHALQSVIRNPSVVAVLIGFIIMLTGIKFPIFIEKTISSIASCTTAISMFVVGSILSDIEWNNLLDKKVLFFCSIRLIAYPFIVFIVLTFANAPTLIKAIAVIMTGMPAGSTAAILAEQYGCDAKFAAKLILVSTALSVITIPILCLGL from the coding sequence ATGTCATTATTTACGCAGATGATACAATTACAGATGCAAATCGTATTGATGCTAGGTATCGGCTTTTTCTTGCGTAAAAAGGAAATTGTAACAGCGGAAATTCGAAAAGGATTATCTGCGCTATTAATCAATGTAGTTTTGCCATGTACAGTGATTCTGTCTTTTATGAATGATTCAATTGTAAATTCAGACTTATTAATGACTTGTTTATTGGCTGTTGTAATATCTGCAATTATTCAGACAGTATCTATCATTGCTAGTAAATTCCTTTTTAACAGATATGAAAAGATGGATGCCAATGTATTAACCTATGGCATGATTGTTTCTAATTCAGCATTTATTGGTATTCCAATTATTCAAAGTATCTATGGTAGTGAAGCAGTCATGTTTGCCTCTGTATTCCAAATTCCAATTATTGTAACGATGTGGACAATAGGTTTAGCATTATTTAAACCAATTGATCACAAACATGCATTGCAGTCTGTGATTAGAAATCCATCTGTAGTTGCAGTATTGATTGGATTTATAATTATGCTTACTGGTATCAAGTTTCCAATATTTATTGAGAAAACAATTAGCAGTATTGCGTCGTGTACTACAGCAATCTCTATGTTTGTAGTTGGATCAATCTTATCTGATATTGAGTGGAATAACCTATTAGATAAGAAAGTCTTATTCTTCTGTTCTATACGTTTAATTGCGTATCCTTTCATTGTGTTTATTGTATTAACATTCGCGAACGCTCCTACATTGATTAAGGCTATTGCGGTTATTATGACCGGAATGCCAGCAGGATCTACAGCAGCAATTCTTGCGGAGCAGTATGGATGTGATGCCAAGTTTGCAGCAAAGCTAATTCTAGTATCAACAGCATTATCAGTGATTACAATTCCAATTTTATGTTTGGGTTTATAG
- a CDS encoding phosphopentomutase yields MKKRFIIIVLDGFGIGAMHDAAQARAGDEKANTLASILDEFPDLKLPTLEKLGLMNAFGRESNCMKFQPKANFGRSELMHQGADTFMGHQEIMGTKPKKPQFVPFQEKVDEVAKHLKDAGHKVEIMNRNGLRYVVVDDYATVADNLEADLGMCYNVTAPLDYMPFEKEYAIAKLVREVSTVGRVIVFGGTGNTMQDLYNAEEIREGKYIGIASAKSKSYDQGYQCLHLGYGVDKEVQAPTILTKSDIPCTLIGKVADIVANDLGKSISCVPTPEVMEITLNAILEMEQGFICTNVQETDLAGHAQNAARYVEVLKQADEGLAKILPHLTENDILIIQADHGNDPNIGHSKHTRECVPLLIYRKGLEGVQVGTRKTMSDMGASCCDYFNVEAPQNGESFIELIGGKN; encoded by the coding sequence ATGAAAAAGAGATTCATTATTATTGTCTTAGATGGTTTTGGGATTGGAGCGATGCATGATGCTGCGCAAGCTAGAGCAGGTGATGAAAAGGCGAATACACTAGCTTCTATACTTGATGAATTTCCAGACTTAAAACTACCTACACTAGAAAAGTTAGGATTGATGAATGCATTTGGGAGAGAAAGTAATTGCATGAAGTTTCAACCTAAAGCAAACTTTGGTAGAAGTGAGTTAATGCATCAAGGTGCAGATACATTCATGGGACACCAAGAAATCATGGGAACCAAACCAAAGAAACCACAGTTTGTTCCTTTCCAAGAGAAAGTAGATGAAGTTGCGAAGCATCTTAAAGATGCAGGACACAAGGTTGAAATTATGAACCGAAATGGTCTTCGTTACGTCGTTGTAGATGATTATGCTACAGTTGCGGATAACTTAGAAGCAGATCTAGGTATGTGCTATAACGTAACAGCACCACTCGATTACATGCCATTTGAAAAAGAGTACGCAATTGCAAAGCTAGTTCGTGAAGTTTCTACGGTAGGTCGTGTAATTGTGTTCGGTGGAACTGGTAATACAATGCAGGATTTATATAATGCTGAAGAGATTCGCGAAGGAAAGTACATTGGGATCGCTTCAGCTAAATCAAAGTCGTACGACCAAGGTTATCAATGTCTTCATCTAGGTTATGGTGTGGATAAAGAAGTACAAGCACCTACAATACTAACCAAGAGTGACATCCCATGTACGCTTATTGGAAAGGTTGCAGATATTGTCGCTAATGATTTAGGGAAGTCCATTTCATGTGTTCCTACACCAGAAGTTATGGAAATCACTTTGAATGCTATTCTTGAAATGGAACAAGGATTTATCTGTACAAATGTACAAGAGACAGATTTGGCAGGACATGCGCAAAACGCAGCTCGATATGTTGAAGTATTGAAACAAGCAGATGAAGGACTAGCAAAGATTCTTCCCCATCTAACTGAAAATGATATTTTGATTATCCAAGCAGACCATGGCAATGATCCGAATATTGGACATTCTAAACATACAAGAGAATGCGTTCCACTTCTAATCTATCGCAAAGGATTAGAAGGAGTACAAGTAGGTACGCGTAAAACAATGTCTGACATGGGTGCTAGCTGTTGTGATTACTTTAATGTAGAAGCACCACAAAACGGTGAGTCCTTCATTGAACTCATTGGTGGAAAGAACTAG
- a CDS encoding YhfX family PLP-dependent enzyme: MFLDKLCKTNPNLIQTAVHMHQQEQIMPDTYVVDVDQFLENAKAILQKANEQNIELYYMLKQIGRNPYLAKELEKIGYKGAVVVDFKEAEVMMKNQLHIAHAGHLVQIPSMMVNRLVAYGCDYVTVYSYEKLVEVNEAAKKMGMIQKVCVRVIGENDRIYSGQTAGFYLNQLKELVQKSKDLTHIELAGVDNFPCFLYDEATKEIKAQENLHTVLKAKKILEALGCHIQNVNAPSATCVHTLELMKQYPDITSAEPGHGLSGTTPYHINHDTVEIPSILYLSEVSHVLDNHAYIYGGGYYRRGHIQNALVGTSYEELEKDSVILPDMDSIDYHFGLENPHNIGDSAILCFRYQIFVTRSDVCLIKGIQSGTPEIVGVYDSLGGKK; encoded by the coding sequence ATGTTTCTAGATAAGTTATGTAAGACAAATCCAAATCTTATTCAAACAGCTGTGCATATGCATCAACAGGAACAGATTATGCCTGATACATATGTTGTGGATGTTGATCAATTTTTAGAGAATGCAAAAGCGATTTTACAAAAAGCAAATGAACAAAATATCGAACTTTATTACATGCTAAAACAAATTGGACGTAATCCATATTTAGCAAAGGAATTAGAAAAAATTGGTTATAAAGGAGCAGTTGTAGTTGATTTTAAAGAAGCAGAAGTGATGATGAAAAATCAACTACACATTGCACATGCAGGACATTTGGTACAGATTCCATCAATGATGGTAAACCGGCTGGTAGCGTATGGTTGTGACTATGTCACTGTGTATTCGTATGAAAAATTAGTTGAAGTGAATGAAGCGGCTAAAAAGATGGGTATGATTCAAAAGGTCTGTGTACGTGTCATTGGTGAAAATGATCGAATTTATAGTGGACAGACAGCAGGCTTTTATTTAAACCAATTAAAAGAACTTGTACAAAAGTCAAAAGACTTAACACATATTGAACTTGCAGGTGTCGATAATTTTCCGTGCTTTTTATATGATGAAGCAACAAAAGAGATTAAAGCACAAGAAAATCTACATACAGTCCTAAAGGCAAAGAAGATTTTAGAAGCACTAGGTTGTCATATTCAAAATGTCAACGCACCTTCAGCCACATGCGTGCATACATTAGAACTGATGAAACAATATCCTGATATTACATCTGCTGAACCAGGTCATGGTCTTTCGGGTACGACTCCGTATCATATTAATCATGATACAGTGGAAATTCCAAGTATTTTATATCTTTCGGAAGTAAGTCACGTATTAGATAATCATGCATACATCTATGGTGGTGGATATTATAGACGTGGTCATATTCAAAATGCATTGGTTGGTACTTCTTATGAAGAACTAGAAAAGGATAGTGTTATTCTTCCGGATATGGATTCCATTGATTATCATTTTGGATTGGAGAATCCACATAATATCGGTGATAGTGCTATATTATGTTTTCGTTATCAGATATTTGTAACACGTAGTGATGTGTGTCTAATTAAGGGAATTCAATCAGGAACTCCTGAGATTGTAGGTGTATATGATAGTTTAGGAGGCAAGAAATGA